The following coding sequences are from one Desulfosporosinus orientis DSM 765 window:
- a CDS encoding YifB family Mg chelatase-like AAA ATPase, with product MFAAVYGMTVLGLQAHLIRVEVDVSNGLPSFEIVGLPNTAVREARDRVRSAIRNSGYQFPLQRVTVNLAPADLRKEGSGLDMPIAIGILAATHQCTSAALADYVFSGELSLEGSLRPVPGVLTMAMALNKEEAKKVSLVVPPENLAEAHLVTELESHSAATLAQAVKALETKSFEDEILVKVPHPELINKVKVDWADVHGQYLAKRALEIAAAGGHNVMLVGPPGSGKTLLAKAFSGILPPLNEKESIEVTQLYSVCGLLNCHGSLVPDRPFRGPHHTITKVGMIGGGRNLRPGELSFANRGVLFLDELPEFAREVLECLRQPLEDRELKITRQAGSITYPAHVSVVASMNPCPCGYYGDQGRVCQCTPLQIQNYLGRISGPLLDRFDIQVEVPRLNYDDLKNKGDNEVSSVVRERVTAARQRQWARLGPEKTNAEMTAKESKEYGKLSAKGEALLQSVYNTQHLSARAHDRILRVARTIADLEGSAEILPEYLAEAIQFRALDKCYQL from the coding sequence TTGTTCGCTGCAGTCTATGGAATGACAGTCCTGGGCTTACAAGCTCACTTAATCCGTGTCGAAGTTGATGTGTCCAATGGCTTGCCCAGCTTCGAAATTGTCGGGCTTCCCAATACGGCGGTCAGAGAGGCGAGAGATCGGGTGCGATCGGCCATTCGCAATTCGGGCTATCAGTTCCCCTTGCAGCGGGTCACAGTGAACTTAGCCCCTGCGGATTTGCGTAAAGAAGGATCAGGCCTGGACATGCCCATTGCCATCGGGATACTGGCGGCAACCCATCAATGCACTTCAGCCGCTTTGGCCGACTATGTGTTTTCCGGTGAACTTTCCTTAGAAGGGAGCCTCAGGCCCGTGCCCGGTGTACTCACCATGGCTATGGCCTTAAATAAAGAAGAAGCAAAGAAAGTCAGCCTGGTAGTCCCTCCGGAAAATCTGGCTGAAGCACACTTAGTCACTGAATTAGAGAGCCATAGCGCCGCCACCCTGGCCCAGGCAGTCAAGGCTTTGGAGACAAAAAGCTTTGAGGATGAAATCCTGGTTAAGGTTCCTCATCCTGAACTAATTAATAAAGTTAAGGTGGATTGGGCTGATGTTCACGGTCAGTATCTTGCAAAACGGGCACTGGAAATAGCTGCCGCAGGCGGGCATAATGTGATGTTAGTCGGTCCGCCGGGGTCAGGCAAAACTTTGCTGGCGAAAGCCTTTTCCGGGATACTACCTCCTTTAAATGAGAAGGAGAGCATTGAGGTCACCCAGCTTTACAGTGTTTGCGGCTTATTGAACTGCCATGGCTCCTTAGTTCCAGACCGGCCCTTTCGCGGCCCTCATCACACCATCACTAAAGTAGGGATGATCGGCGGGGGCAGAAATCTGCGTCCCGGCGAATTAAGCTTTGCCAACCGGGGAGTATTGTTTTTAGATGAATTGCCGGAGTTTGCACGGGAAGTTTTAGAATGTCTCCGCCAGCCTTTGGAAGACCGGGAATTAAAGATCACCAGGCAGGCGGGCAGTATTACTTACCCGGCTCATGTCAGTGTCGTGGCCAGCATGAATCCCTGCCCTTGTGGTTATTACGGTGATCAGGGCAGAGTCTGCCAGTGTACGCCCCTGCAGATTCAGAACTATCTGGGCAGAATTTCCGGCCCTTTATTGGATCGTTTCGATATACAGGTTGAAGTTCCCCGGTTAAATTATGATGACTTAAAGAACAAGGGGGATAACGAGGTTTCAAGTGTCGTTAGGGAGAGAGTGACGGCTGCCCGGCAAAGGCAATGGGCGAGGCTGGGACCGGAGAAAACCAATGCGGAGATGACAGCTAAAGAAAGCAAGGAATACGGGAAATTATCGGCAAAAGGGGAAGCACTGCTGCAATCGGTTTATAATACTCAACATCTTAGTGCTCGTGCCCACGATCGGATTCTTAGAGTAGCTCGTACCATTGCTGACCTTGAAGGTTCTGCAGAAATTCTTCCTGAGTATTTAGCTGAGGCCATTCAGTTTCGGGCCTTAGATAAGTGTTATCAACTTTAG
- a CDS encoding VOC family protein has protein sequence MIDHLVLTVRDVDSSCEFYSQVLGMDIVFFGEGRKALAFGDQKINLHELGKEFEPKARKPTPGAADLCFITEVPLGDVIKKLTRRGLAIAAGPVKRAGACGNILSVYLYDPDGNLIELVNYL, from the coding sequence ATGATCGATCATCTTGTCCTGACTGTGAGAGATGTGGATTCCAGTTGTGAGTTCTACTCCCAAGTCTTAGGAATGGACATAGTTTTCTTTGGGGAAGGGCGCAAGGCCTTAGCTTTCGGAGATCAGAAAATTAATCTCCATGAATTAGGCAAGGAGTTTGAACCAAAGGCACGAAAGCCAACCCCAGGGGCAGCTGACTTATGTTTTATAACTGAGGTTCCTCTAGGGGACGTTATCAAAAAATTAACCCGGAGAGGTCTGGCCATTGCCGCCGGACCGGTAAAGAGGGCCGGAGCCTGCGGGAATATTCTTTCTGTCTATCTTTATGATCCGGACGGCAATCTTATCGAGCTGGTAAACTATCTTTAA
- a CDS encoding DUF3786 domain-containing protein, which yields MNYSAAHELALKKFRACSLEEMASCSGYTLKNNALQLEFLGQSYLLNYPSGSFEPLQPSARELPVPTQILILHYVTNLSDIQEVGQLISYKELPGGSIYIKPFTGRAIDPLVRIFGSDPDSLLKVASHLGGYSNGLGDVGITYKVFSRVPLSLILWRADDEFPASGNILFDASASAILPTEDFAVLASTVVFGFKGIKAALDQVVSLR from the coding sequence ATGAATTATTCTGCTGCTCATGAGCTTGCACTGAAAAAATTTCGGGCTTGCTCCTTAGAAGAAATGGCAAGCTGTTCAGGGTATACGCTGAAAAATAACGCTTTGCAGCTGGAATTTTTAGGACAGTCATATTTGCTGAATTACCCCAGCGGCAGCTTTGAGCCTTTGCAGCCTTCAGCCAGGGAACTGCCTGTCCCTACACAAATACTAATCCTTCACTATGTCACCAATCTGAGTGACATTCAAGAAGTTGGGCAGCTCATTTCCTATAAAGAGCTGCCGGGAGGCTCTATTTATATCAAACCCTTCACTGGACGAGCTATTGATCCACTGGTTCGGATTTTTGGCTCAGATCCGGACAGTCTTCTCAAAGTTGCGTCTCATTTAGGAGGATATTCCAACGGGCTGGGAGATGTGGGAATTACTTATAAGGTATTTTCCCGGGTTCCTCTTTCCTTGATTCTTTGGAGAGCGGACGATGAGTTTCCGGCTTCAGGAAATATTTTATTCGATGCCTCAGCTTCGGCAATATTACCGACGGAAGATTTTGCAGTTTTAGCCAGTACTGTGGTTTTTGGGTTTAAGGGCATTAAGGCCGCTCTGGATCAAGTTGTGAGCCTGCGGTGA
- a CDS encoding TIM barrel protein yields the protein MPLLFGTAGVPLSAKDRSSEGGVRRVRELNLEAMELEFVQGVRMGEEKAKKVGAVAKVENIALSCHAPYYINLNSREPDKISASRDRIIQTSRIGQIIGVRSVVFHPAFKHDDSDEVVLKRVIKELSLVRETLDAEGNDVILRPETTGKGTQLGDLAETIQIAKEIPGVLPCIDFGHLHARTNGRYNTYDEFCEILDITAEELGERWVSNVHFHISGIEYGIKGEKRHLALKESDFRYEDLLRACRSYGVEGLAISESPVLEEDALFLQQTYRALG from the coding sequence TTGCCGTTATTATTTGGAACAGCCGGTGTCCCGCTTTCCGCTAAGGATCGATCCAGTGAAGGAGGGGTAAGACGTGTTCGCGAGCTAAATCTTGAGGCCATGGAATTAGAGTTTGTTCAAGGTGTTCGTATGGGCGAAGAAAAAGCAAAAAAAGTTGGAGCAGTTGCTAAAGTAGAGAACATCGCTTTGAGTTGTCATGCCCCTTACTATATAAATTTAAACTCCCGTGAACCGGACAAAATCTCAGCCAGCCGGGATCGAATAATACAGACCTCACGAATCGGCCAGATCATTGGTGTGCGGAGCGTTGTTTTTCATCCTGCCTTCAAACACGATGATTCTGATGAGGTAGTTCTTAAGCGTGTCATCAAAGAACTCTCCCTTGTCCGGGAGACTTTGGATGCCGAAGGAAATGATGTTATCCTGCGGCCGGAGACAACAGGCAAAGGAACTCAGCTGGGAGATCTTGCCGAAACCATTCAAATTGCCAAAGAGATTCCTGGGGTATTGCCTTGTATTGACTTCGGGCATCTCCACGCCCGGACAAACGGCAGGTACAACACCTATGACGAGTTTTGTGAGATCTTGGATATAACGGCTGAAGAATTGGGGGAACGCTGGGTTAGCAATGTGCATTTTCATATTTCCGGGATTGAGTATGGAATAAAAGGAGAGAAACGCCATCTGGCCCTGAAAGAATCCGACTTTCGTTATGAAGACTTACTCAGAGCATGCCGCAGTTATGGCGTGGAAGGTTTGGCGATTTCTGAAAGTCCTGTCTTAGAAGAGGATGCACTGTTTCTGCAGCAAACCTATCGAGCCCTGGGTTAA
- a CDS encoding two-component system sensor histidine kinase NtrB encodes MMENTMFDDWKNEIPFSTTNLSKPSLALIQVNESSVLNGRVSSGKNITCKEDCRVYPNSLNQGCIKFEGARRRYILKKYCLLFENSPDIFLLIDLQGNILEGNKAALAAYGFTREELNTMKVRDLRTAETRGLIKQQIHEAYHNGIVFETEHVRKNGERFPVEVRSFRFETILLSCVQDISRRRQGEAEALKNESIKVIGKVAAGLAHEIRNTISGVHGFLQLAEDGVISPEQFLENAGFMLEELNHANFVISELILTDPNRCMNLEIKNLNQIIIGMSPALQTIAMAQGKTLDIHLEELPEILLDEFEIQKLIRNLINNALESLDKGGQVSIRTCRDVNALSLIIRDNGSGINTDIINQLGTPFLTTKKNRIGLGLVICQSIVIRHNADITIESNPLGTNIRVRFNIPPAAEQHRKPGLLQREDYD; translated from the coding sequence ATGATGGAAAATACCATGTTCGATGATTGGAAGAACGAAATCCCCTTTAGTACAACTAACCTTTCTAAACCAAGTTTAGCGTTAATCCAAGTCAATGAAAGTTCGGTTCTTAACGGAAGGGTATCCTCAGGAAAAAATATTACTTGTAAAGAAGACTGCAGAGTGTATCCAAATTCACTAAATCAAGGCTGTATCAAGTTTGAGGGAGCAAGAAGACGTTATATTCTAAAAAAATATTGCCTGCTTTTTGAAAATTCACCGGATATTTTTTTATTAATTGATTTGCAGGGAAACATCCTTGAAGGGAATAAAGCAGCCTTAGCAGCCTATGGTTTCACTCGAGAAGAGCTGAATACCATGAAAGTCCGAGATCTTAGAACAGCAGAAACCAGAGGTTTAATCAAGCAACAAATACATGAAGCCTATCACAACGGAATCGTCTTCGAAACGGAACATGTCCGAAAGAACGGAGAGCGCTTTCCTGTCGAAGTACGATCCTTTCGCTTTGAAACCATATTATTAAGTTGTGTTCAGGACATATCCCGGCGCAGGCAAGGGGAGGCTGAGGCATTAAAGAATGAAAGTATTAAGGTTATCGGCAAGGTAGCGGCCGGTCTCGCTCACGAAATTAGAAATACAATTTCCGGTGTGCATGGGTTTCTCCAACTTGCGGAGGATGGTGTGATTAGCCCGGAACAATTTTTGGAAAATGCCGGTTTTATGCTTGAAGAACTGAACCATGCCAATTTTGTTATCAGTGAATTGATATTAACGGATCCTAATAGATGTATGAATTTGGAAATTAAAAATTTAAATCAAATAATAATTGGGATGTCACCAGCTCTGCAAACCATAGCCATGGCCCAGGGAAAAACATTAGATATCCATCTGGAAGAGCTTCCGGAGATACTTTTAGATGAGTTTGAAATACAAAAGTTGATCAGAAACCTCATCAACAATGCTTTGGAGTCCCTTGATAAAGGAGGCCAGGTCTCTATCAGGACTTGCAGGGATGTTAATGCTCTGTCGCTTATAATCAGAGATAATGGATCAGGCATTAATACAGATATTATTAATCAGTTGGGAACCCCTTTTTTAACAACGAAAAAAAATAGGATTGGCTTAGGACTCGTAATTTGCCAAAGTATCGTTATTCGCCATAATGCAGACATAACTATCGAAAGCAACCCTTTGGGAACGAATATCCGAGTCAGATTTAACATACCGCCGGCCGCAGAGCAACACAGAAAGCCAGGTCTTTTGCAAAGAGAAGATTATGATTGA
- the dprA gene encoding DNA-processing protein DprA, whose amino-acid sequence MGLEEEKIVRAAFRTIKGVGSQRLRLLIACFGSAVKAWEASASQYWPWENQEPWIREVEKARHFIEPKRIGDILNQQGFRMIIPEERDYPALLAELSAAPPLLYYQGQLRRDAEGLGIVGSRKATAYGKAVAKMLARDASEKGAVIISGLARGIDTAAHQGALEAGGITWAVLGCGLDMVYPKENKGLAEEIVKTGALITEYPPGSPPQAAHFPARNRLISGCSRGIVVVEAAERSGALITVDFALEQGREVFAVPGPIFSEASRGTHQLLRQGAKLVAGIEDICSELPVWTQYKGRLSQFRPAVHARTKECGDSKGEHESILGQLSDIPMHIDQIIMNSNKSSADISLALLELQLSGKVLQLPGQHYVLAREP is encoded by the coding sequence ATGGGTCTGGAAGAAGAAAAAATCGTCAGAGCAGCCTTTCGTACGATTAAAGGCGTGGGAAGTCAGAGATTAAGATTGTTAATCGCCTGCTTCGGCAGTGCAGTTAAAGCATGGGAAGCTTCAGCCAGCCAATATTGGCCTTGGGAGAATCAGGAGCCATGGATCAGAGAAGTGGAGAAGGCCAGGCATTTTATTGAGCCAAAACGGATAGGAGACATTCTGAACCAACAAGGATTCCGGATGATTATTCCCGAGGAACGAGACTATCCTGCTTTATTGGCTGAATTGTCCGCTGCCCCGCCTTTGCTTTATTATCAGGGGCAATTGCGTAGGGATGCCGAGGGCTTGGGGATTGTTGGTTCTCGGAAGGCAACGGCCTACGGCAAAGCCGTTGCTAAAATGCTCGCCCGGGATGCCTCAGAGAAAGGAGCTGTCATTATCAGCGGTCTGGCACGAGGAATTGACACGGCTGCTCATCAAGGTGCCCTGGAAGCAGGAGGAATTACCTGGGCTGTTCTTGGTTGTGGTCTGGATATGGTGTACCCCAAGGAAAATAAGGGTTTGGCAGAAGAAATTGTGAAAACAGGTGCCTTAATAACGGAATACCCACCGGGGTCTCCCCCCCAGGCAGCTCATTTTCCTGCTCGCAACCGGCTTATTAGCGGCTGCTCACGAGGGATTGTGGTTGTAGAAGCTGCTGAGAGAAGCGGTGCTTTAATTACTGTGGATTTCGCTTTAGAGCAAGGCAGAGAAGTATTTGCTGTTCCAGGACCAATTTTCAGTGAGGCAAGCAGGGGTACCCACCAATTGCTGCGTCAAGGAGCAAAATTAGTGGCGGGAATCGAAGATATCTGCAGTGAGTTGCCTGTCTGGACCCAGTATAAGGGGCGATTGTCTCAATTTCGCCCAGCCGTCCACGCCAGAACTAAAGAGTGTGGGGATTCAAAGGGGGAACATGAGTCTATTCTGGGGCAGCTTAGTGATATACCCATGCATATTGACCAAATTATTATGAACTCTAATAAGTCTTCGGCGGATATTTCCTTAGCCTTATTAGAGCTGCAACTAAGTGGAAAAGTTCTTCAATTGCCCGGTCAACATTATGTATTAGCGCGAGAACCCTAG
- a CDS encoding Hsp20/alpha crystallin family protein yields MSLIPREPYRMFEPFWNEMDRLMRPERETASDRWYRVDIEETQNKVLVTAEIPGIEKAEDLSITLDENRLLIQGEIRKTTFDEEEWVSHHSERYCGKFSRALTLPAMVKTDGAQASYKNGLLKLSFLKDPHPAARRIDVDFH; encoded by the coding sequence ATGTCTTTAATTCCCAGGGAGCCTTATCGTATGTTTGAACCCTTCTGGAACGAAATGGACAGGCTTATGAGGCCTGAAAGGGAAACTGCTTCAGATAGGTGGTATCGGGTGGATATCGAAGAAACCCAGAATAAGGTTCTGGTTACGGCAGAAATACCGGGTATCGAAAAGGCTGAGGATTTAAGCATTACGTTAGATGAAAATAGATTATTAATCCAGGGAGAAATCAGGAAGACCACCTTTGATGAGGAAGAATGGGTTTCCCATCACTCTGAGCGTTATTGTGGCAAATTTTCTCGAGCCTTAACACTGCCGGCAATGGTTAAAACTGATGGAGCCCAGGCAAGTTACAAAAACGGTCTCTTAAAACTTAGCTTTTTAAAAGACCCTCATCCGGCTGCTCGTCGAATAGATGTAGATTTCCACTAA
- a CDS encoding small, acid-soluble spore protein, alpha/beta type has product MSRKRSSIMSDALKEQISQELGFAGTLHKEGFGGVSSRDCGNMVKRAIEMAERNLPGNNKTY; this is encoded by the coding sequence ATGTCAAGAAAACGGAGCAGCATTATGTCTGATGCCTTAAAAGAACAGATTTCTCAAGAATTAGGTTTTGCAGGAACCCTTCATAAAGAAGGATTTGGAGGAGTTTCTTCAAGAGACTGTGGTAATATGGTAAAACGAGCTATTGAAATGGCCGAACGAAATCTGCCAGGAAACAATAAGACCTATTAA
- a CDS encoding DinB family protein, which yields MFTSLQAFLQCWETESESTLKILNALSDDSLKQAVSEDDRTLGRIAWHITATIPEMIAKTGLSMQSIDEEAPVPSKASTIADSYQAISQTLREEVKKQWTDQTLLEKRDMYGESWTIGTTLTVLIHHQIHHRGQMTVLMRQAGLKVPGIMGPSREEWGQFGMEPPAL from the coding sequence ATGTTTACATCTTTGCAGGCATTTCTGCAATGCTGGGAAACGGAATCGGAATCAACCCTAAAAATTTTGAATGCTTTAAGCGATGATTCCTTAAAGCAGGCCGTATCGGAGGATGATCGTACTTTAGGACGTATTGCCTGGCACATCACAGCAACCATTCCTGAGATGATAGCCAAGACGGGTCTGAGTATGCAAAGCATTGACGAAGAAGCTCCCGTTCCCAGTAAAGCAAGCACAATCGCCGATTCTTATCAGGCAATCAGTCAAACCCTTAGGGAAGAGGTTAAAAAGCAGTGGACTGATCAAACTCTTCTGGAAAAACGGGATATGTACGGGGAATCATGGACTATTGGCACTACCTTAACCGTTCTTATTCATCATCAAATTCACCACCGGGGCCAAATGACGGTACTTATGCGGCAGGCGGGGCTTAAAGTTCCCGGCATAATGGGACCCTCCAGAGAAGAGTGGGGGCAATTCGGCATGGAGCCTCCTGCCCTTTGA
- a CDS encoding Ku protein, which translates to MHTLWKGSISFGLVNVPVKMHAATDSRDFQFNYLHKECKHRIRSVKKCPTCDIELGMDDLVKGYEYEKDRYVVLSDEDIASLEQPMSRSIDILDFINLSEIDPIYYQKSYYLSPEETALKAYRLLTQSMEESGKVALARVTMRSKQHLACLRVFDKCLVMETMYYPKEIRHMDVAWDRVDPTEVELTMARQLIDNLARPFEPEKYHDELYEQTTRLIESKIAGETYTAEAPVKGGKVVDLMEALRASIALTENEKDSMSSGQTQVLEAGSGGNPTDKPKSTLTPRKRAPRRAKEA; encoded by the coding sequence ATGCATACGTTGTGGAAAGGATCCATTAGTTTTGGTTTAGTTAATGTACCCGTAAAAATGCATGCGGCTACCGATAGCCGGGATTTTCAGTTTAACTACTTGCATAAAGAGTGCAAACACCGAATCCGTTCGGTTAAGAAATGCCCAACTTGCGATATTGAGCTGGGTATGGATGATTTGGTGAAAGGCTATGAATATGAAAAAGACCGTTATGTGGTTTTAAGTGATGAGGACATAGCATCCTTGGAGCAGCCAATGAGTCGTTCCATTGATATATTGGATTTTATTAATCTGTCAGAAATTGATCCGATTTATTATCAAAAATCCTACTATCTTTCCCCTGAGGAAACGGCCTTAAAAGCCTATCGCTTGTTGACCCAATCTATGGAGGAAAGCGGTAAAGTGGCTTTGGCACGGGTTACTATGCGTTCTAAGCAGCATTTAGCCTGTCTGAGGGTTTTTGATAAATGTTTGGTTATGGAAACAATGTATTACCCTAAAGAGATCCGACACATGGATGTAGCTTGGGACCGGGTTGACCCAACGGAGGTGGAGCTGACCATGGCTCGTCAACTAATTGATAATTTGGCCCGTCCTTTTGAACCTGAAAAATATCATGATGAATTATATGAACAAACTACCCGTCTCATTGAAAGCAAAATTGCCGGGGAAACGTATACCGCAGAGGCTCCGGTCAAAGGTGGAAAAGTGGTCGACCTTATGGAAGCTTTGCGGGCAAGTATTGCGTTAACGGAAAATGAGAAAGATTCAATGAGTTCCGGCCAAACTCAGGTTTTAGAGGCTGGGTCTGGAGGCAATCCCACAGATAAACCAAAATCCACTTTGACTCCCCGAAAACGGGCCCCTCGCCGTGCTAAGGAAGCATAG
- a CDS encoding PocR ligand-binding domain-containing protein, producing MSRKLIDDNPKRTYSFEELFDLEEMQTLQDLFSAATGVASMITQPDGTPITKPSGFCSLCTEIRKTEIGRKNCLISDSIIGGPNKKGPNIQRCMSGGFLDGGASIIVAGEHIANWLVGQVLDEDYRRDEFQYADLIGMDPEVYQRELMKAKRMTREQFENICNYLYFKVQQLAKNALRNNLLKEKVDEKILKEIEIINLNKDLEQRIKVRTIQLEETNAELEEINAILEEEIVKRQKAEEEVKVLNEELESKVIERTIQLQDLNSILEEEIIERIRAENELSKERVFTDALFNSAHGMIYLYDDNSKLVRWNKKHEEMTGYSAEELAQMNLLDWYKGDEASQKAVLEGIAMVDKTGYGNAEADLQKKDGTKIPMLFTASKVIIDDKPYFAGIGVDITELKKLHERLHKYQVLAENAKDAMLFSDQKGHILEANNAAVEIYGYTYDELLSMTIFDLRKCSETSVIAEQMNLADTEGALFDTVHYLKDGTPINVEVSSQGTTLGERRVLLSIIRDITDRKMREDENRFLSYHDPLTELYNRRFYEEEIKRLDSEQNIPISIIIGDVNGLKIINDAFGHDVGDQLLQEAAKAIQSACRKDDIVARWGGDEFLILLPKTTSEEAEKVVTQIRENYGSVLINAIRMSISFGWDTKRVPGESILKVLKSAEDIMYKHKVIENEGMRGNAVKTIINTLHEKNPREEQHSKRVSQICQDIGRAIGFSEIEISRLRLVGLLHDIGKIAIAEDILNKPGKLTDSEWEDLKKHPEIGYRILNSSYEMVELADCILAHHERWDGKGYPKGIKGEAIPLISRIIALADSYDAMISERPYRVSLTEEQAMEEIRRNSGTQFDPSIAGLFIQKLSEKRHS from the coding sequence ATGAGCAGAAAGTTGATCGATGATAACCCAAAAAGAACGTATTCCTTTGAGGAACTTTTTGATTTGGAGGAAATGCAAACGCTACAGGATTTATTTTCTGCTGCGACGGGTGTGGCTTCAATGATTACTCAGCCTGATGGAACGCCGATCACTAAGCCAAGTGGGTTCTGCAGTTTGTGCACTGAAATTAGGAAAACCGAAATCGGGCGCAAGAATTGTCTGATTTCAGATTCAATCATTGGCGGTCCCAACAAAAAGGGGCCCAATATTCAGCGCTGCATGAGCGGGGGGTTTCTTGACGGGGGAGCAAGTATTATCGTTGCAGGAGAGCACATCGCCAATTGGCTGGTAGGGCAAGTCCTGGACGAAGACTATAGAAGGGATGAATTCCAGTATGCCGACTTAATTGGTATGGACCCGGAAGTTTATCAACGGGAATTAATGAAGGCTAAAAGGATGACTCGTGAACAATTTGAAAATATCTGTAATTACCTGTACTTTAAGGTACAACAACTTGCAAAGAACGCTTTACGAAATAATTTGTTAAAGGAAAAAGTTGATGAAAAAATTCTTAAGGAAATAGAAATCATCAATTTGAATAAAGACCTTGAACAGAGAATTAAGGTAAGGACTATCCAACTGGAAGAGACCAATGCAGAACTTGAAGAAATCAACGCCATCCTCGAAGAAGAGATTGTCAAACGTCAAAAGGCCGAAGAAGAAGTAAAAGTGCTTAATGAAGAATTAGAAAGTAAGGTTATTGAACGAACCATTCAGCTTCAGGACCTGAACAGTATCTTGGAAGAAGAGATAATTGAAAGGATCCGGGCCGAAAATGAATTAAGTAAGGAAAGAGTCTTTACAGATGCCTTATTTAATAGTGCCCATGGGATGATTTATCTCTATGACGATAATAGCAAATTAGTAAGGTGGAATAAAAAACACGAGGAAATGACGGGCTATAGCGCTGAGGAATTGGCGCAAATGAATTTGCTGGACTGGTATAAAGGGGATGAAGCAAGCCAAAAAGCCGTTTTAGAAGGGATTGCAATGGTTGATAAGACGGGTTACGGCAACGCTGAAGCTGATCTCCAGAAGAAGGACGGTACAAAAATTCCTATGCTGTTCACAGCCAGTAAAGTCATAATTGATGATAAACCATATTTTGCGGGCATAGGTGTGGATATAACCGAATTAAAAAAACTCCACGAACGGCTTCACAAATATCAGGTTTTGGCTGAAAACGCTAAAGACGCCATGCTTTTCAGTGACCAAAAAGGGCATATTCTTGAAGCCAACAATGCTGCTGTTGAGATCTATGGCTATACTTATGATGAACTCTTGTCAATGACAATCTTTGACTTGCGAAAGTGCAGTGAAACATCTGTGATTGCAGAGCAAATGAATTTGGCTGATACGGAAGGAGCTCTTTTTGATACAGTTCATTATCTGAAAGATGGGACCCCCATCAATGTGGAAGTTAGTTCCCAAGGAACTACTTTGGGGGAAAGACGAGTTCTCTTAAGCATTATTAGAGATATCACGGATCGCAAAATGAGAGAGGATGAAAATCGTTTTTTGAGCTATCACGATCCTTTGACAGAGCTCTATAATAGAAGGTTTTATGAAGAAGAAATTAAACGCTTGGATAGCGAACAAAATATTCCCATCTCGATTATTATTGGAGATGTCAATGGTCTGAAGATTATCAATGATGCCTTTGGCCACGATGTCGGGGATCAACTTTTGCAAGAAGCAGCAAAAGCAATACAAAGTGCTTGCCGAAAAGATGACATTGTTGCTCGCTGGGGGGGAGACGAATTTCTTATTCTGCTGCCCAAGACGACTTCAGAGGAAGCAGAAAAAGTTGTAACCCAAATTCGAGAAAACTATGGAAGTGTACTGATTAATGCCATTCGCATGAGCATATCCTTTGGCTGGGATACCAAGAGGGTCCCCGGTGAGAGTATCTTAAAGGTTTTAAAAAGTGCTGAGGATATCATGTACAAGCATAAAGTCATTGAAAATGAAGGAATGAGGGGCAATGCAGTAAAGACAATTATTAACACATTACACGAAAAAAACCCTAGAGAGGAACAACACTCCAAACGAGTAAGTCAAATTTGTCAGGATATAGGAAGGGCGATAGGTTTCTCTGAAATTGAAATTAGCCGACTCAGACTTGTTGGCTTACTTCATGATATCGGAAAAATTGCTATTGCCGAAGATATTCTCAACAAGCCTGGAAAGCTTACCGACAGTGAGTGGGAAGATTTAAAGAAGCATCCCGAGATAGGGTACAGAATTTTGAACTCGTCCTATGAAATGGTGGAATTGGCCGACTGTATCTTAGCTCATCATGAACGATGGGATGGCAAAGGCTATCCTAAAGGTATCAAAGGAGAAGCTATTCCATTAATATCAAGGATTATTGCTCTGGCCGACAGCTATGATGCTATGATCAGTGAGCGTCCTTACCGGGTTTCTTTGACAGAAGAACAAGCTATGGAGGAAATCAGGAGGAATTCCGGTACTCAGTTCGATCCTAGTATTGCCGGATTATTTATACAAAAGCTCTCAGAGAAACGGCATTCTTAA